Part of the Bacteroidota bacterium genome is shown below.
CTATTTTTGGTGTTTCGTTCATGACACTGGCACCGGAGCACGAATTTGTTTCCGAAATTACAACGCCCGAATATCGCGATGCGGTAGCAAAATACATTGATGAAGCTAAAAACCGCACCGAGCGCGAACGCATTGCCGATGTAAAACGCATCAGCGGACAGTTTACCGGGGCGTATGCCATTCACCCCTTTACAGGAAAAAAGATTCCGATCTGGATAGGCGATTATGTTCTGGCGGGTTACGGAACAGGTGCGGTAATGGCCGTTCCGGCACACGACAGCCGCGATTACGCATTTGCAAAACATTTCGGGCTGCCCATCACTGAAGTAGTTTCGGGTGGTGATATTTCAACAGAATCGTATGATGCCAAAGAAGGCATATTGATTAATTCCGATTTCATCAATGGCTTGGATGTGAAAACGGCTATAAAGACTGTGAACAACCGTGTTGAAGAAAGCGGCATCGGAAAAAGAAAAATAAATTTCAGGCTGCGCGATGCCATATTCAGCCGTCAGCGTTACTGGGGCGAACCATTCCCGGTGTATTACAAAGAAAACGGAATGCCCTATACGCTGGATGAATCGCAGCTCCCACTTGAGCTGCCCGAAGTGGATGCATATCTTCCTACAGAATCGGGTGATCCACCGCTTGCACGCGCCAAAAACTGGAAAACAAAAGACGGGTTTGCTCTTGAAACGAATACCATGCCCGGCTTTGCAGGCTCAAGCGCGTATTACCTGCGCTATATGGATCCGCATAATGAAAATGCGCTGGTATCTAAGGAAGCCAATGATTACTGGCAGAATGTTGACTTATATATTGGTGGTGCGGAACACGCAACCGGCCATTTGATATACGCCCGTTTCTGGAACAAATTTTTATTTGACCTCGGCATTGCCTGCAAAGACGAGCCTTTCCAGAAGATGATCAATCAGGGAATGATTCAGGGACGAAGCAGTTTCGCATATCGCATTAAAGGCACCAACACCTTTGTTTCATACAAACTGAAAGACAATTACGACACCACCGAATTGCATGTGGATGTAAATTTAGTTGAAGACGACATCCTTGATACGGACCGCTTCCGAGCATGGTTGCCGGATTACGCGAATGCAGAATTTATCCTTGAGAATGGAAAATATTACTGTGGTTCGGGCGTAGAGAAAATGTCGAAATCGCTGCACAATGTTCTCAATCCCGACGATCTTGTGGTGCGCTACGGTGCCGATACGCTGCGTTTATACGAGATGTTTCTGGGCCCGGTAGAAATGCATAAACCCTGGGACACTAAAGGTATTGAAGGCGTGTTTCGTTTTATCCGCAAGCTGTGGCGCCTCTTCCACGATTATGAAAACAATTTATCGGTGAGCGATGATGAGCCCACGAAAGAAGAACTTAAAATTATTCATAAAGCCATAAAAAAGATACGCGACGACATTGAACGCTTTTCGTTCAACACCGCCGTGAGTGCTTTCATGATTTGCGTGAATGAACTGAGCGAACAAAAATGCAATAAGAAAAAAGTGCTGAGTGAACTGGTAATCCTGATCGCACCCTTTGCGCCTCACATTGCCGAGGAGTTGTGGGCACTGCTGGGAAATTCCGATTCCGTGAATCTGACGGCTTATCCGAACCATAACGAAGAGTTCCTTACTGAAAATACCTTTTCATATCCGGTCTCTTTCAACGGTAAAATGAGGTTTTTGCTGGACCTTCCGCTCGATATGACTGTTGCAGATATTACAAAAGCGGCACTCGAAGCAAAAGAATCGGAGAAATATCTGGGAGGCGCTGCGCCCAAAAAAGTAATCGTGGTTCCAAAAAAAATCATCAATATAGTTATCTGACAGAAAGCGTTTTATAAAAATTGTTTCGATTGGAACGTTTCTTGCATTTCCCGGTCATCATAAAAAATGGAACAATGAAAAAGGTAATGTGGATGGTACTGGTGTTAGTAATGCCGGCCATCATGGTAAAAGCTCAGATGCGCGAAGTAACAAACACCGTTTTTCAGCGCGGAGAAATCCTGACCTATAGGGTATATTACGAATCGCTGCTTACAGGCAAAGTAACTGCCGGGATACTCACCATGGAAGTTACAAAAGACAACAAAGTAATCAACGAGAGGAATACGTTCCACATTACGGCTGTGGGAAAAACCAAGGGTGCCTTTAATTTCTTTTTTAAAGTACTCGACCGCTACGAAACTTATATGGACGAAAAAAGCCTTGTGCCCTGGTTATTCATAAGACGTGTTGACGAAGGAAGTTATATCATCAATCAGGATGTAACATTTAACCAGAACAAGAATGTTGCGTATTTCAAAGACAATAAAAGAAAACGTTCTTCAACAGTTGTTACACCGCCTAATATTCAGGACATTCTTTCGGCTATATATTATATGCGCAGTTATGATTTTGCCAACATCAACACCAACGATGAACTGCCGGTAAAATTCATGCTGGATGATACTGTTTTTTCATCAAAGGTAACCTACCTCGGCAAGTCAAGTATCGACATTGGTATCGGCAAGGTAAAATGCATTAAACTGAAGCCACAAGTAATTACAGGAAGTGTTTTTAAAGATCCTTACCCTGTAATAGTGTATGCCAGCGACGATAAAAACCGCATTCCAATTTATGCCGAAGGAGAAGTTCTGGTTGGAAAAGTGAAGATGGAACTGGTGAATTGGTCGGGGCTTAAAAATTCGTTCAGCGCACTTGAGTAATCGTCATGATAAACAGCACCTAAATACTGATAGCGGGTGAAAGCACACGTTATAATGCTTTCATCCGCTATCATGTTCTTTCAAATATTTTTTGAATTATCGTTTTTACACCGATATTTATTATAATTTAGCGACAAATAACCTTCAGAAAAATCTAATTATTCCATTATGAAAAAGTTGATTTCATTGTTGGCGGCCGTACTGATTACGACCGGCCTTTTTGCCCAAAAAGTTGCCGAAAAAGACGTTCCTCCCGCCGTTTTGAGCACTTTTAAATCAAAAATTACTGATTCTGTAAACGTAGCCTGGACAAAAGAAGGTGCGATTTATGAAGCGGCATTTACCAAAAACAATATGCCTGTTGAAGTTGAAATTAAGGAAACGAGCGAGTGGGTAATGACAGAGTGGGGAATTCCTGCCGAGTACCTGCCCAAAAAGATTAAACACCACATCGATTCTGTATATGCTGGTTTCAAAGTAACGGAAACTACTATTGCTTACCGCACCGATGGTAATTTCTACGTTATCGAAGTAAAGAAAAAGAAAGACGTACAGGAACTGACTTACGCCCTTACCTGCGAATTTGTTAAATCAGAGAAGATCGAAGCTGAGAAAAAAGAGAAGTAAAACTTCATCACTTTATGATAAAAAAAATCCCGGTTAATCAACCGGGATTTTTTTATGTCCGCAAATTTATCAGTATCAGCCGCACTTAGAATATCCGCAGCTGGTGCAGGTGAGGCAGCCTTCTTTATAAACTAAACCTTGGGGGTCGTCGCACTGAGGACATTTGGTATCGGGTGCCTGTGTGCCGTCCGGAATGTATTTTTTAAGAGCACGTACCACGCCGTTTTTCCAGGTCACAATGGAGTCGTTCTCCAAACGAAGATTGGAAATGAGGTCAACCACATAAGGCAAGGGCATGCCATGCCTGAGAATGCCTGAAATTAGTTTGGCGTAATTCCAGTATTCAATATCAAATGAGCGTGAAAGCCCTTCAATGGTTATCTTGTAGCCGGCCTTATCTTCAAATTGAAAATCATAACGGGAGGTTTCGCTGCCCTCTTCTTTATTCCTCAATACATGACCTTTATTCACCGAAGCAGGTAAAAAGAAATCTTCCGCCTTGCCGGTAAATATCTCGTATGGCCGGCCATGCAACACACCCACCACAGCAACCCACTTCTCATAGTCATTTTGGAAACGGATAACCTCTGCATCGAGTTTGCGCGGACGTGTCGGGGCTTTTGTTTCGCGGAAATCATCCACGTCTTCTTTCTTTGTATCACTCACCAGCACACCCGAACGGGAACCGTCGCGATAAATGGTAACGCCTTTGCAGCCGCTTTCCCATGCGGTTTTATAAATGTCGCTCACCATTTCTTCTGTAGTTTCGGTGGGTACATTAACAGTAACGCTGATGCTATGATCAACCCATTTCTGTATCGCACCCTGCATCTTTACTTTGGCGAGCCAGTCAATATCGTTGGCGGTTGCTTTATGGTACGGTGATTTTTCAATCACAGGTTTCAGTTGCTCATCGGAATAAAGTTTTACAGCGTCCAAATCATACCCGTTTGCCTTGAGCCATTTCAGGAATTTAGGATGAAACACGTTGTATTCTTCCCATGAATCGCCCACTTCATCCACAAAGCTTACGGTTACATTTTTATCGTTCGGATTTACTTTTACGCGGCGTTTGTAATTTACTTTGAATGCAGGTTCAATGCCCGAAGTCGTCTGTGTACAAATACTTACGCTGCCTGTTGGAGCGATGGTAAGCAGCGCAATGTTTCGTCTGCCGTATTTTTCCATGGCTTTATATACAAGCGGTGCAGCTTCTTTGAGGCGAAGAATAAACGGATTATTTTTTTCTTTTTCTGTGCTGTAAATAGGAAAAGCGCCTCTTGATTTTGCCAGATTGGTAGATGCACGGTATGCCTCAATCGCAAGCTGTTTGTGCACCTCAACCGAAAAATCCGTTGCCTCTTTAGAGCCATAACGCGAACCCAGAGCCGCTATCATATCGCCTTCAGCAGTAATACCAATACCGGTACGACGGCCTTTCAGCGTTTTCTCTTTTATTTTTTCCCAAAGCTTGCGTTCGGTGCGTTTCGTTTCTTCATCTTCGGGATCGGCATCTATTTTCTGCAGTATTTTATCGATTTTTTCGCTTTCCAGATCAATGATGTCGTCCATGATGCGCTGGGCATAGTGCACGTGCTGCGAAAACAGTTCTGAATTGAAAAGTGCCTGAGGTGTGAACGGATTTTCAACGTAGCTGTAAAGATTGATTGCCAGCAGGCGACAGCTGTCGTATGGGCATAAAGGAATTTCGCCGCATGGATTTGTTGACATGGTGCGGAATCCAACATCGGCATAGCTGTCGGGAACCGATTCGTTAATAATAGTATCCCAGAACAGAACGCCCGGTTCTGCCGATTTCCATGCATTGTGAATAATTTTTTTCCACAGCTGCAGGGCATCAATTTCTTTATTATAAACAGGTGTTTTAGAATCAATCGGGTATTGCTGAACATATTTTCCGCCATCGCGAACGGCTTTCATGAAGGTATCGTCAATCTTCACAGAAACGTTGGCACCGGTAACTTTTCCGTCTTCCAGCTTGGCATCAATAAAACGTTCGGCATCGGGATGTTTAATGGAAATACTCAGCATCAGCGCGCCACGGCGACCGTCCTGAGCCACTTCACGGGTAGAATTGGAATAGCGCTCCATAAAGGGAACAATGCCGGTTGATGTGAGTGCGCTGTTCTTCACCGGACTGCCCATTGGGCGGATGTGCGACAGATCGTGCCCTACACCGCCTCTGCGTTTCATAAGCTGAACCTGTTCCTGATCAACTTTCATGATGCCGCCGTAAGAATCGGAAGGTGTTTCGTTGCCAATCACGTAGCAGTTTGAAAGCGATGCAACCTGAAAATCGTTGCCAATGCCTGCCATAGGGCTTCCCTGCGGAATGATGTATTTGAAATCTTTGAACAGCTCGTAAATTTCTTCTTCGCCGATAGGATTGGAATATTTTTTCTCAACGCGTGCAATTTCGCGCGCAATGCGGCGATGCATATCATCGGGAGTCCGTTCGAACAAATCGCCTGCACTATTTTTCAATGCATATTTATTCAGCCAGACGTTCGCGGCAAGCGTATCCCCTTTAAAATATTCAATCGTGGCAGCAAGAGCATCGTCGAACTTATAGGTTTGCATTTCTTTTTTGCGGGCAGGTTCTTTCACCTGAGCAATAAATTCCTGTGTGTAAAATTCATCGTCAGGAAGTTCAGGTCTGACACGATTATCTAATACGCTATTATACGTGGTTTTGGTTTTCGCTTCAGTGGCCTCACTAATCTTTGGTAAGATCTTCTCTTCCATATGCTGTTTCTTTTGTATCGTTACTTCTCAAAAAAATACCGTGTTTTCTCCCATCCCAAATATTAAATATTTGTTAATCCGATGAATGGGAAATTGTTCCTGAGAGTTTTTCGGGACAGCTAAAATACGTGAAGCGCCTGCGCGCTGCAAGCCAATTTTATTAACAAAGTCAGGGACTTATTAACTTCCGCAATTAACTCATTGAAAGAAAAAATACTATCCTTTTTTTCAGGATAATCAGGAATTCCGATACCAGATTAGCTTCGTGCCGAAACCGAGCCTGTTGTCGGTCATTTTAAAGAAATCGGCTTCTAAAGCCCAGAAGGGAGTGTCTTTTAAGAAAGGCGCCGCTACCGGAAACCTTCTGATGTATGCTTTTTTTGCACTGGAGCGCTCCGAACCCTCTAATTCCCTAACATTACCGGTAAACTGCACGCCCCGTAAAACACCTATGAGTCTGGTTTCGTATGCGATAGCACCCGCAACACGATTATTGTTCTCAATTTCCGAAATATGCCGGGTGTGTTTTTCAGAAATAAAGATAAAACGCATACTGTTTTCATCAAAGACATAAAAACAGGTGGCGCAGTAAGGATTATTCTCTACCGATGAGGCAAGGGTAAAAATATGGTGTTTCTTTACCAGTTTGAGGATACGTGGATCGGGGACATTCATGATGTTATACATTACAGCATTATCAGGAAAAAGCCTGAAGGTCGCACAATTTTCTGTACACGCCGTTTTTGGCAGTGAGTTCGGTATGATTACCCCGTTCAACAATTTCGCCTTTCTGTATCACTATAATTTCATCGGAATACTGAATGGTTGAGAGACGGTGCGCAATAACAACGGATGTACGGTTTTTCATAAGTTTCATCAAGGCATCCTGAACCAGACGTTCCGATTCGGTATCAAGTGCCGAAGTTGCCTCGTCGAGAATCATGATGGGCGGATTTTTAAGAACGGCCCGGGCAATACTGATTCGCTGTTTTTGTCCACCCGAAAGTTTCATACCACGATCACCAATATTAGATTGGTATCCGTTTTCCATTTCCATAATAAAATCATGTGCATTGGCAATTTGCGCTGCGCGTATCACATCCTGCTCAGAAACGTTCTTCATGCCGAACGCAATATTATTATAGACAGAATCATTGAACAGAATACTTTCCTGAGTAACAATACCCATGAGGCCCCGCAGGTCTGAAATTACATAATCTTTTACATCGTGCCCGTCGATGATAATCTGACCTTCGCTGCAATCATAAAATCGGGGCAATAAATCAACCATGGTCGTTTTTCCTGCACCCGACGGACCAACCAGCGCTATCATTTTACCTTTTTCAACTTTAAGATTTATGTTGTTCAGCACAGGCTCATTGCCGTATTGGAATCCCACATTACGAAATTCTATTTCGTCTTTAAACTCTTTGACGGCAATAGCATCGGGTTTTTCAATGATAACCTCTTCCGCTTTCAGTATTACCTGAATGCGTTCAACAGAGGCAGCCCCTTTTTGAACGTTATAAAACGCGGCAGTAAATGATTTGGCCGGAGGAAGTAATTGTGAAAACAGTCCGAGATACGTAATAAACACGGCAGCACCCATTCCTGAATCATTTGACAATACGAGTTTTCC
Proteins encoded:
- the leuS gene encoding leucine--tRNA ligase is translated as MEYNFTEIEKKWREIWEKNRVYKTENTSAKPKFYVLDMFPYPSGAGLHVGHPLGYIASDIYARFKRQTGFNVLHPMGFDAYGLPAEQYAIQTGQHPLITTEKNITRYREQLNLLGFSYDWDREVRTCEPRYYKWTQWVFIRLFHSWYNHTSDKAEDISTLIAEFESNGNKSVDAACSDVTIFTAEQWKSFSETRQQEVLMSYRLTYLADTMVNWCPALGTVLANDEVVEGFSVRGGHPVERKLMKQWLLRITAYADRLLNSLEKLDWADAIKEIQRNWIGRSEGASVDFNIDGHDKILNIFTTRPDTIFGVSFMTLAPEHEFVSEITTPEYRDAVAKYIDEAKNRTERERIADVKRISGQFTGAYAIHPFTGKKIPIWIGDYVLAGYGTGAVMAVPAHDSRDYAFAKHFGLPITEVVSGGDISTESYDAKEGILINSDFINGLDVKTAIKTVNNRVEESGIGKRKINFRLRDAIFSRQRYWGEPFPVYYKENGMPYTLDESQLPLELPEVDAYLPTESGDPPLARAKNWKTKDGFALETNTMPGFAGSSAYYLRYMDPHNENALVSKEANDYWQNVDLYIGGAEHATGHLIYARFWNKFLFDLGIACKDEPFQKMINQGMIQGRSSFAYRIKGTNTFVSYKLKDNYDTTELHVDVNLVEDDILDTDRFRAWLPDYANAEFILENGKYYCGSGVEKMSKSLHNVLNPDDLVVRYGADTLRLYEMFLGPVEMHKPWDTKGIEGVFRFIRKLWRLFHDYENNLSVSDDEPTKEELKIIHKAIKKIRDDIERFSFNTAVSAFMICVNELSEQKCNKKKVLSELVILIAPFAPHIAEELWALLGNSDSVNLTAYPNHNEEFLTENTFSYPVSFNGKMRFLLDLPLDMTVADITKAALEAKESEKYLGGAAPKKVIVVPKKIINIVI
- a CDS encoding DUF3108 domain-containing protein, yielding MKKVMWMVLVLVMPAIMVKAQMREVTNTVFQRGEILTYRVYYESLLTGKVTAGILTMEVTKDNKVINERNTFHITAVGKTKGAFNFFFKVLDRYETYMDEKSLVPWLFIRRVDEGSYIINQDVTFNQNKNVAYFKDNKRKRSSTVVTPPNIQDILSAIYYMRSYDFANINTNDELPVKFMLDDTVFSSKVTYLGKSSIDIGIGKVKCIKLKPQVITGSVFKDPYPVIVYASDDKNRIPIYAEGEVLVGKVKMELVNWSGLKNSFSALE
- a CDS encoding PepSY-like domain-containing protein encodes the protein MKKLISLLAAVLITTGLFAQKVAEKDVPPAVLSTFKSKITDSVNVAWTKEGAIYEAAFTKNNMPVEVEIKETSEWVMTEWGIPAEYLPKKIKHHIDSVYAGFKVTETTIAYRTDGNFYVIEVKKKKDVQELTYALTCEFVKSEKIEAEKKEK
- a CDS encoding adenosylcobalamin-dependent ribonucleoside-diphosphate reductase, translating into MQTYKFDDALAATIEYFKGDTLAANVWLNKYALKNSAGDLFERTPDDMHRRIAREIARVEKKYSNPIGEEEIYELFKDFKYIIPQGSPMAGIGNDFQVASLSNCYVIGNETPSDSYGGIMKVDQEQVQLMKRRGGVGHDLSHIRPMGSPVKNSALTSTGIVPFMERYSNSTREVAQDGRRGALMLSISIKHPDAERFIDAKLEDGKVTGANVSVKIDDTFMKAVRDGGKYVQQYPIDSKTPVYNKEIDALQLWKKIIHNAWKSAEPGVLFWDTIINESVPDSYADVGFRTMSTNPCGEIPLCPYDSCRLLAINLYSYVENPFTPQALFNSELFSQHVHYAQRIMDDIIDLESEKIDKILQKIDADPEDEETKRTERKLWEKIKEKTLKGRRTGIGITAEGDMIAALGSRYGSKEATDFSVEVHKQLAIEAYRASTNLAKSRGAFPIYSTEKEKNNPFILRLKEAAPLVYKAMEKYGRRNIALLTIAPTGSVSICTQTTSGIEPAFKVNYKRRVKVNPNDKNVTVSFVDEVGDSWEEYNVFHPKFLKWLKANGYDLDAVKLYSDEQLKPVIEKSPYHKATANDIDWLAKVKMQGAIQKWVDHSISVTVNVPTETTEEMVSDIYKTAWESGCKGVTIYRDGSRSGVLVSDTKKEDVDDFRETKAPTRPRKLDAEVIRFQNDYEKWVAVVGVLHGRPYEIFTGKAEDFFLPASVNKGHVLRNKEEGSETSRYDFQFEDKAGYKITIEGLSRSFDIEYWNYAKLISGILRHGMPLPYVVDLISNLRLENDSIVTWKNGVVRALKKYIPDGTQAPDTKCPQCDDPQGLVYKEGCLTCTSCGYSKCG
- a CDS encoding pyridoxamine 5'-phosphate oxidase family protein, translating into MNVPDPRILKLVKKHHIFTLASSVENNPYCATCFYVFDENSMRFIFISEKHTRHISEIENNNRVAGAIAYETRLIGVLRGVQFTGNVRELEGSERSSAKKAYIRRFPVAAPFLKDTPFWALEADFFKMTDNRLGFGTKLIWYRNS
- a CDS encoding ABC transporter ATP-binding protein, encoding MKKLIVILRYAIPYWKYALANIVFNIVAVAFSVVSLVLAIPILNILFKTQEAVTSAPPLSFNPDSIKQNFYYFISETIRNNGEMTALLYICLSMVVLFFLKNLFRYMAMYYLAPVRNGVVKDLRNELYLKIMILPLAFYTEQRKGDIMARMTSDVQEVEWSIMSSLEMIFREPITIIVFLATLFIISPQLTLFILVLLPIAGYLIGQIGRSLKRTSQKGQKKMGELLALIEETISGLRIIKAFNAIFSTQERFKKENIVYTKLMVRLYRKRDLAAPLSEFLAILVIVPVLYVGGKLVLSNDSGMGAAVFITYLGLFSQLLPPAKSFTAAFYNVQKGAASVERIQVILKAEEVIIEKPDAIAVKEFKDEIEFRNVGFQYGNEPVLNNINLKVEKGKMIALVGPSGAGKTTMVDLLPRFYDCSEGQIIIDGHDVKDYVISDLRGLMGIVTQESILFNDSVYNNIAFGMKNVSEQDVIRAAQIANAHDFIMEMENGYQSNIGDRGMKLSGGQKQRISIARAVLKNPPIMILDEATSALDTESERLVQDALMKLMKNRTSVVIAHRLSTIQYSDEIIVIQKGEIVERGNHTELTAKNGVYRKLCDLQAFS